The Vibrio agarivorans genome contains the following window.
ATGTTATCTCGCTCTGGTGAGAGCCAAAAAAATGACAAGTGATGCATGAATGAATACCAATAATCCGACAGTTGCAGTTTACCGACTAATATTCCGATAACGCAATAGTTTGGCTTTTGCATGCTGTATTATTAGCCAGATAGTAAGCAGATACTCACAACCCCGCATCATGAGATAACAAATCGCTGAAATTCATTGATTTCATACTTTTATCGTGATCATCTAGCACGTAAATTTAACCGTTGTAAATATCAATTAGGTTTATGAGCAAGTGCATATGTCAACCCAAAATTCGACTCGAGGCATAAAATGCATCGTTTATGTGATATCGATCGATAAACTTCTTATATTTAACGACACGAATGTGATTTTAGTCCGGACTTAATTTTTGTCGTGAACTATCATTACTGCAACAAAAGAGTTGGAACGCAGTTCATAAAAGCTCAAACTTTATGGTTAGGTCATAAATTACAAATAATATAACCAATAATTCAATTTGTTTTCGCAGCTGTTATCTGGTGATCGACGTTAATCGGGGCAATGATTAAAATGGATCAAAGGATATGACAGAGCAATTATTTTTAAATTATGTAAGCAAGTTCGGAAAATTTCAAAAGCGCTCGATGTTTGGTGGTGTGGGAATGTTCAAACAAGAAGCGATGTTTTGCCAATTCATCTCGGGTAAATTTTATTTGCGAGGTGGAGGAGAGTTGGACGACAGACTGACGGCACTTCACTGTGAGAAATATCGGCATGTGAAAAAACAAACAACGGCAACGGTGAATTACTATGACGTTACAGAGTTATACAGTTACGGTAGTCCTAAACTTGATACATTGATGCGACTCTCAATTGCTTTAGCGGTAGAGCAGCGGACCAAGAAGAAATCAAATTTAAACCGACGATTACGTGACTTACCGAATATGCAACTCACTTTAGAGCGTATGGTGAAAAAATCCGGTATTGAAGATGTACAAACCTTCATGGAGCTCGGTGCAGACCAAGTTTTTGAAAAGGTAAAAAGTACCTACGGCAATGATGTTGATGACAAACTTCGATGGAAGTTTGCGGGCGCAATTCAAGGTATTCACTGGAAGTTGCTTAAGGAGCCTAATAAGCGCGGTCTCAGTTTGTCAGCATTATAAATAACAAAACCCAAGCGAATGCTTGGGTTTTGTTATTTTTGAATAGAAGTCAGGGCTATTAAGCGCTTACCTCGACTTCGTAAGACGTAAATTTACGCACATTGATGACACCGCTATCGAAAATGAGATACTGGCCTTTGATTCCTTGTAAAGTGCCAGTGACCTCAGGGTTTTTATCAAAGTTGTGTGAGGTGATTTTCACTGGGTGTTGCTTGACCGGATATTGTAATGGCGTGATCGCTTCGTCTAAAACAGTAACGGCGTCTTCACCGAACTGTGCTTTGATTTCAGCCATTTTAGGTGCAGCCAGTTCAAGTAGTTCTTTCGCGCGTTCTTCTAACGGAAGCGGATCACCGTCACCTTTCAGTA
Protein-coding sequences here:
- a CDS encoding TfoX/Sxy family DNA transformation protein, whose protein sequence is MTEQLFLNYVSKFGKFQKRSMFGGVGMFKQEAMFCQFISGKFYLRGGGELDDRLTALHCEKYRHVKKQTTATVNYYDVTELYSYGSPKLDTLMRLSIALAVEQRTKKKSNLNRRLRDLPNMQLTLERMVKKSGIEDVQTFMELGADQVFEKVKSTYGNDVDDKLRWKFAGAIQGIHWKLLKEPNKRGLSLSAL